The region TTTTTATTAATATTGATATTAAATTTGAAAATCAATCTATTAATCATTAACCTCTATTTTGAATTAATTTTCACGTGATGAAAAAGAGTAACCGCAAAGAATTGAATTGGGAACAAACGGAAAGACTTGTTTCGTTAGCTTTAGAAGAAAAAAATCCATTTGAAATCATAAAGAAAGAATTTGGATTAGCAGAAAAAGAAGTTCTGGAAATCATGAAAAAGAAAATGCCTCTTGAAAAATTTGAGATGTGGAAAAAGAAGGCCATTGCTAATAAACCAAAACCGAAACCAGTTAAAATAGATGATTTTGATGAGGATTTGGACGGTAAATACTATATAAAAAACAAACTAGACTAAGACGAAACTCCTGTTCTTCAGGAGTTTTTTTTATATTTTTAATTTCATGTAACATTTTTACCTTTTGTAAGTCTAATACACATAACTAAACTTATTCAAATGAAAAAAATACTTTACACTTTAGCTCTCGCAGTAACGCTTTGGAGCTGTAAAACAGGAAGCTCTTCGGGCGCTGCAAAAAGCAATGTCGTAGATGTCAATATCAATCTTGTCGATGTAAAAGACGACAAAGTTCTGGTAACTGTTACTCCTCCACAAATAAAAACTGACGAAGTTATTTACAGTATTCCAAAAACAGTTCCGGGTACTTATTCTACAGATAATTATGGTAAATATTCAGATAGTTTTAAAGCTTTTGACGCAAAAGGAAATGCTTTAACTGTAAAAAGAATTGACGATAACTCCTGGTCAATTTCAAATGCAAAATCATTAAAAAAAGTTACTTATTTAGTAGGCGATACATTTGATACTGAAAAAGGAACCGGATTTGGTAACGACGATGTATTTTCGCCAGCGGGAACAAACATCAATGCGGGAATCAATTTTATGGTAAACACACATGGTTTTGTGGGGTATTTTCAAGATAAATTAGATGTTCCTTACAAAGTTACTATCACACATCCTGAAACACTTTGGGGAGCGACTTCAATGACTGACGAAGACGCAAGCAAAACAAGTGATGTTTTTACAACGTCTCGTTACGCTATTTTAGTTGAGAATCCAATTATGTATTCAAAACCTGATTATACTACTTTTAATGTAAATGGAATGGATATTTTGATTGCTGTTTATTCTCCAACAGGAAAATTTACTGCAGAAAGTATCACACCGGAAATGAAAACGATGATGACGGCTCAGAAAAACTTTTTAGGAAAGGTAAACTCTACTAAAAAATACACTGTTTTATTATACTTATCATCAATGGCAAAAGACGACGCACACGGTTTTGGAGCTTTAGAGCATCCAACTGCAACTACGGTTGTTTTACCTGAATCTATGCCAAAAGAAAAGTTGGTAGAATCTATGAAGGACGTTGTTTCGCATGAGTTTTTTCATATCGTAACGCCATTAACTATCCACTCAAAAGAAATTCAGTTTTTTGATTATAATGCACCAAAAATGTCTGAGCATTTATGGATGTACGAAGGTGTAACAGAATATTTTGCTAATCTTTTTCAAATCAACCAGGGTTTAATTAGTGAAGCTGAATTCTATACTCGTATTGCTGATAAAATCGAACAGGCAAAAAGATTAAATGATACAATGTCATTTACGCTAATGAGTAAAAATGTTTTAGTGCAACCGTACAAAGATCAATACTTAAACGTATATCAAAAAGGAGCGCTTATCGGAATGTGTGTTGATATTATCATTAGAGAAAAAAGCAACGGAGAAAGAGGAATTCTTGATCTAATGCATAAATTAGCTAACGAATATGGTATTGAAAAACCATTTAACGATGAAGAGCTTTTTGCTAAAATCACGCAATTAACTTATCCCGAAGTTGGCGAATTTTTGAATAAATATGTGGCTGGAACAACTCCAATTCCTTATGATTTTTATTTGGCAAAAGTTGGTGTAACAAAAGCATCTGAGAAAAAAGCATCTCCAATTTTCTTAAAAGGACAAACTCC is a window of uncultured Flavobacterium sp. DNA encoding:
- a CDS encoding DUF2805 domain-containing protein; the encoded protein is MKKSNRKELNWEQTERLVSLALEEKNPFEIIKKEFGLAEKEVLEIMKKKMPLEKFEMWKKKAIANKPKPKPVKIDDFDEDLDGKYYIKNKLD
- a CDS encoding peptidase M61, yielding MKKILYTLALAVTLWSCKTGSSSGAAKSNVVDVNINLVDVKDDKVLVTVTPPQIKTDEVIYSIPKTVPGTYSTDNYGKYSDSFKAFDAKGNALTVKRIDDNSWSISNAKSLKKVTYLVGDTFDTEKGTGFGNDDVFSPAGTNINAGINFMVNTHGFVGYFQDKLDVPYKVTITHPETLWGATSMTDEDASKTSDVFTTSRYAILVENPIMYSKPDYTTFNVNGMDILIAVYSPTGKFTAESITPEMKTMMTAQKNFLGKVNSTKKYTVLLYLSSMAKDDAHGFGALEHPTATTVVLPESMPKEKLVESMKDVVSHEFFHIVTPLTIHSKEIQFFDYNAPKMSEHLWMYEGVTEYFANLFQINQGLISEAEFYTRIADKIEQAKRLNDTMSFTLMSKNVLVQPYKDQYLNVYQKGALIGMCVDIIIREKSNGERGILDLMHKLANEYGIEKPFNDEELFAKITQLTYPEVGEFLNKYVAGTTPIPYDFYLAKVGVTKASEKKASPIFLKGQTPYIKVDKQTKEIAVRPEIELNEFFKNLNLKGGDIILSVNNKPYSLDNIYDLITQGESWKENDPITLQIKRDGKEQTIKGTVKLPYEETETFKATDASKEKLKNAWLKG